In Microbacterium galbinum, a single window of DNA contains:
- a CDS encoding alpha-1,4-glucan--maltose-1-phosphate maltosyltransferase, translated as MTTGRLPLTNVQPSVPGGFPPKAFVGEVVPFSVVSFREGHDIIGVHLRLTAPDGAESLHRLAPREDGTDTWAAEIALDAQGSWTYRFEAFSDDFATWAHAAELKVAAGVDVPVMAALGAEILQRAATERDRPAAERKRLTAAAASLATGDAATTSALSTDADLARAFADRPVTALRSATPDHRLVVDRTAAGVASWYEFFPRSEGAKRLKDGTVKSGTFRSATKRLPGVAAMGFDVLYLVPIHPIGTTNRKGRNNTLTTEPGDPGSPYAIGAAEGGHDAIHPELGTAADFRAFVRAAKKEGLEVALDLALQASPDHPWVSAHPEWFTTLPDGTIAYAENPPKKYQDIYPLNFDNDPAGIYAEMLRIVQHWVAQGVKIFRVDNPHTKPLQFWEWLIATVNAQDPDVIFLAEAFTRPAVMRALAAAGFQQSYSYFTWRNTKAELEEFLTSVSHETSDYMRPNLFVNTHDILTEYLQFGGRAAYRVRACIAATAAPLWGVYAGYELLENVARPGSEENIDNEKYEFKFRDWEGAEARGESLAPLLRRLNEIRRQHPALRQLRNFDVHWSDDDHVLVYSKHLDAAFTGTGSPDTLIVVANVDPHSVRETTVHLDTSRWGVPLGEQFEVEDLLTGAVWTWSDHNYVRLDAFAEPVHILKVRHRP; from the coding sequence GTGACCACCGGCAGACTCCCGCTCACGAACGTGCAGCCCTCCGTTCCCGGTGGGTTCCCGCCCAAGGCGTTCGTCGGCGAGGTCGTCCCGTTCAGCGTGGTCTCGTTCCGTGAGGGTCACGACATCATCGGGGTCCATCTCCGGCTCACCGCACCGGACGGCGCCGAGAGCCTGCACCGACTCGCTCCCCGTGAGGACGGCACCGACACCTGGGCGGCGGAGATCGCGCTCGATGCCCAGGGATCGTGGACGTACCGTTTCGAGGCGTTCTCCGACGATTTCGCGACGTGGGCGCACGCCGCGGAGCTCAAGGTCGCCGCCGGGGTCGACGTCCCGGTGATGGCGGCGCTCGGAGCCGAGATACTCCAGCGCGCAGCGACGGAGCGCGATCGTCCGGCCGCAGAGCGCAAGCGGCTGACCGCCGCGGCGGCCTCCCTCGCCACCGGGGACGCCGCAACGACCTCGGCGCTGTCGACGGATGCCGACCTCGCGCGCGCGTTCGCCGATCGCCCCGTCACCGCCCTCCGTTCCGCGACGCCGGACCATCGGCTCGTGGTCGACCGCACCGCCGCCGGCGTCGCGTCCTGGTACGAGTTCTTCCCCCGCTCCGAAGGCGCCAAGCGCCTCAAGGACGGAACGGTGAAGAGCGGCACGTTCCGCAGCGCGACGAAGCGACTGCCCGGTGTCGCGGCCATGGGCTTCGATGTGCTCTACCTCGTGCCGATCCATCCCATCGGTACGACGAATCGCAAGGGACGCAACAACACGCTGACCACCGAGCCCGGCGACCCGGGGTCGCCCTACGCGATCGGCGCGGCCGAGGGAGGGCACGACGCCATCCACCCCGAGCTCGGCACCGCCGCCGACTTCCGTGCATTCGTCCGCGCGGCGAAGAAGGAGGGGCTCGAGGTCGCGCTCGATCTCGCCCTCCAGGCGTCTCCCGATCACCCGTGGGTCTCCGCGCACCCCGAATGGTTCACCACGCTGCCCGACGGCACGATCGCGTACGCCGAGAACCCGCCGAAGAAGTACCAGGACATCTACCCGCTGAACTTCGACAACGACCCGGCGGGCATCTACGCCGAGATGCTCCGGATCGTGCAGCACTGGGTCGCGCAGGGCGTGAAGATCTTCCGGGTCGACAATCCGCACACCAAGCCCCTGCAGTTCTGGGAGTGGCTCATCGCGACCGTGAACGCCCAGGACCCCGACGTCATCTTCTTGGCCGAGGCTTTCACCCGCCCCGCCGTCATGCGCGCGCTCGCCGCCGCGGGCTTCCAGCAGAGCTACAGCTACTTCACGTGGCGCAACACCAAGGCCGAGCTCGAGGAGTTCCTGACCTCGGTGTCGCACGAGACCAGCGACTACATGCGCCCCAACCTCTTCGTGAACACGCACGACATCCTCACCGAGTACCTGCAGTTCGGCGGGCGCGCGGCATACCGGGTACGAGCCTGCATCGCCGCGACCGCCGCACCGCTGTGGGGCGTGTACGCCGGTTACGAGCTCCTCGAGAACGTCGCCCGTCCCGGGTCCGAGGAGAACATCGACAACGAGAAGTACGAGTTCAAGTTCCGCGATTGGGAGGGCGCCGAGGCCCGCGGCGAGTCCCTGGCTCCGCTGTTGCGCCGACTGAACGAGATCCGCCGACAGCATCCCGCGCTGCGTCAGCTCCGCAACTTCGACGTGCACTGGAGCGACGACGACCACGTGCTGGTCTACAGCAAGCACCTGGATGCTGCTTTCACCGGAACCGGCTCCCCCGACACGCTGATCGTCGTCGCCAACGTCGACCCGCATTCCGTCCGCGAGACCACCGTGCACCTCGACACCTCGCGCTGGGGGGTCCCCCTCGGTGAGCAGTTCGAGGTCGAGGATCTGCTCACGGGAGCGGTGTGGACCTGGTCGGATCACAACTACGTGCGCCTCGACGCCTTCGCCGAGCCCGTGCACATCCTGAAGGTGAGGCACCGCCCATGA
- a CDS encoding cysteine desulfurase family protein, producing the protein MHYLDHAATTPLRPEARDAWLAASETIGNASSTHGAGQDARRLLEESRERVAEVLDADPIEIVFTSGGTESINLALQGSWRARAQGRDAIVLPDGEHHATMDTVESLQSEGAVVRPVALTSAALIDPGRFAAALPGAALATALVANNEAGTVNPAAELASSAAEAGVPLHLDAVAALGHLPLSFRRLRGDAGTGVGLVALSLAGHKIGAPVGVGALIVARTARMAPLLRGGAQQRGLRAGTQDVPGAAAFATALELAERERPAEAIRLGALRDRLVAGIRARVPEAVLLGDPVDRLPGNAHILFPGAVGESLLFLLDTAGVAASTGSACQAGVAEPSHVVRAMGRSEQDARSVLRFSLGRTSTDDDVTAVVEVIGDAYLRASGAGTAARS; encoded by the coding sequence ATGCACTATCTCGACCACGCCGCGACGACTCCGCTGCGCCCGGAGGCGCGCGATGCCTGGCTCGCCGCGAGCGAGACGATCGGCAATGCATCGTCGACGCACGGCGCCGGACAGGATGCCCGTCGGCTCCTCGAGGAGTCGCGTGAACGGGTGGCCGAGGTGCTCGACGCCGACCCGATCGAGATCGTCTTCACCTCGGGCGGGACCGAGTCGATCAATCTCGCGCTCCAGGGGAGCTGGCGCGCCCGCGCTCAGGGACGCGACGCGATCGTCCTGCCCGACGGTGAGCATCACGCGACCATGGACACCGTGGAATCCCTCCAGAGTGAGGGGGCGGTCGTGCGCCCCGTCGCCCTGACCTCGGCGGCGCTCATCGATCCGGGGCGTTTCGCCGCGGCACTCCCCGGAGCCGCCCTCGCCACCGCGCTGGTCGCGAACAACGAAGCGGGCACGGTGAACCCCGCCGCAGAGCTGGCCTCCTCTGCGGCGGAGGCCGGCGTGCCCCTGCACCTGGATGCCGTCGCCGCGCTCGGCCATCTGCCGCTGTCGTTCCGGCGACTCCGCGGTGACGCCGGAACGGGAGTCGGGCTCGTGGCCCTCAGCCTCGCCGGGCACAAGATCGGAGCGCCGGTCGGCGTCGGTGCTCTGATCGTCGCCCGGACCGCGCGCATGGCTCCGTTGCTCCGGGGCGGGGCGCAGCAGCGCGGCCTCCGCGCCGGTACCCAGGACGTCCCGGGCGCCGCCGCCTTCGCCACGGCTCTCGAGCTCGCCGAGCGTGAGCGTCCTGCCGAAGCGATCCGACTCGGCGCGCTGCGGGACCGGTTGGTCGCCGGCATCCGAGCGCGGGTGCCCGAGGCCGTGCTGCTCGGCGACCCGGTCGATCGGCTCCCGGGCAACGCGCACATCCTCTTTCCCGGGGCGGTGGGGGAGAGTCTGCTCTTCCTGCTCGACACCGCGGGCGTCGCCGCCTCGACCGGGTCCGCGTGTCAGGCGGGGGTCGCGGAGCCCTCGCACGTGGTGCGGGCGATGGGGCGGAGCGAGCAGGATGCGCGGAGCGTCCTGCGGTTCAGCCTGGGACGAACGTCGACGGACGACGACGTCACCGCCGTCGTGGAGGTGATCGGAGACGCCTATCTCCGCGCATCCGGCGCCGGCACAGCCGCACGCTCGTAG
- the glgB gene encoding 1,4-alpha-glucan branching protein GlgB: MTSIDDLTASAEWQAVSSGTHHDPHAVLGAHPHKDGADRTVTVIRARRPLASSVAAVFGNGQRLDLAHVAQGIWEAQHDGPPVPYRLATAYGDDEETVVGDPYRHAPTLGDVDIHLIAEGRHERLWHVLGAHPGDVDGETGVAFAVWAPNATAVRVIGDHNGWSGESHVMRSMGASGVWELFVPDLAVGTRYKYQIRTRSGEWILKADPMAQWAEVPPDTASVVTASSYVWSDGAWMTRRAATHAVAQPLSVYEVHIGSWRGGLGYRDLAEPLIEHVTTTGFTHVEFMPVAEHPFGGSWGYQVSGYYAPTSRFGTPDDLRYLIDRLHQAGIGVIMDWVPGHFPKDAFALARFDGQPLYEHPDPRRGEHQDWGTLIFDYGRPEVRGFLVANALYWLDEFHVDGLRVDAVASMLYLDYSRNEGEWEPNIHGGRENLEAIRFLQEVNATSYRLHPGIMMIAEESTSFPGVTAPTDHAGLGFGFKWNMGWMNDSLQYIARDPMYRAHHEGEMTFSFVYAFGENYLLPISHDEVVHGKGSLVTKMPGDHWHKLANVRAYLGYMWGHPGKKLLFMGQEFGQLAEWSESRELDWWLLDQPSHAQLQDFVASLNAAYRVQAPLWARDSDASSFSRLGAPSWDPTVIAFERRDGHGGRVVVISNFSGIEHVGYRLELPREGVWEEILNTDASAFGGRGSGNLGVVVAHVEDGGPATATITLPALSTLWLRYQTDPHVPSVTRG, encoded by the coding sequence ATGACTTCCATCGACGACCTGACGGCATCCGCCGAGTGGCAGGCGGTGTCCTCGGGCACCCACCACGACCCGCACGCCGTCCTCGGCGCCCACCCGCACAAGGATGGCGCCGACCGCACCGTCACGGTGATCCGTGCGCGCCGACCGCTCGCCTCGTCGGTCGCCGCCGTCTTCGGCAACGGCCAGCGACTCGACCTCGCCCACGTCGCTCAGGGGATCTGGGAGGCGCAGCACGACGGCCCGCCCGTGCCCTACCGTCTCGCGACGGCCTATGGAGACGACGAGGAGACCGTCGTCGGCGACCCCTATCGCCATGCGCCCACCCTCGGCGACGTCGACATCCATCTGATCGCCGAGGGCCGGCACGAACGCCTCTGGCACGTGCTCGGGGCGCATCCCGGCGACGTCGACGGAGAGACGGGGGTCGCGTTCGCCGTGTGGGCGCCCAACGCCACGGCCGTGCGCGTGATCGGCGACCACAACGGATGGAGCGGAGAGTCCCACGTCATGCGCTCCATGGGCGCCAGCGGCGTCTGGGAGCTGTTCGTGCCCGATCTCGCGGTCGGCACCCGCTACAAGTATCAGATCCGTACGCGCTCCGGGGAGTGGATCCTCAAGGCCGACCCGATGGCGCAGTGGGCCGAGGTACCGCCGGACACGGCGTCGGTCGTCACGGCATCGTCGTATGTCTGGAGCGACGGTGCATGGATGACCCGACGCGCCGCCACGCATGCCGTCGCGCAGCCTCTCTCCGTCTACGAGGTCCACATCGGCTCCTGGCGGGGCGGTCTCGGGTATCGGGACCTCGCCGAGCCGTTGATCGAGCACGTGACGACGACGGGGTTCACCCACGTCGAGTTCATGCCGGTGGCCGAGCATCCGTTCGGCGGGTCCTGGGGCTATCAGGTGAGCGGCTACTACGCGCCCACCAGCCGGTTCGGGACGCCCGACGATCTGCGGTACCTCATCGATCGTCTGCACCAGGCGGGCATCGGCGTGATCATGGACTGGGTTCCGGGGCACTTCCCGAAGGACGCGTTCGCGCTGGCCCGCTTCGACGGCCAGCCCCTGTACGAGCACCCGGACCCGCGTCGTGGCGAGCACCAGGACTGGGGAACCCTCATCTTCGACTACGGCCGCCCCGAGGTGCGAGGATTCCTCGTGGCCAACGCGCTGTATTGGCTCGACGAGTTCCACGTAGACGGTCTCCGCGTCGACGCCGTCGCATCGATGCTCTACCTCGACTACTCGCGCAACGAGGGCGAGTGGGAGCCGAACATCCACGGAGGTCGCGAGAACCTCGAGGCCATCCGGTTCCTGCAGGAGGTCAACGCGACGTCGTACCGGCTGCACCCCGGGATCATGATGATCGCCGAGGAGTCGACGAGTTTCCCCGGAGTGACCGCACCGACCGACCATGCCGGTCTCGGATTCGGCTTCAAGTGGAACATGGGCTGGATGAACGACTCGCTCCAGTACATCGCCCGCGATCCGATGTACCGCGCGCACCACGAAGGCGAGATGACGTTCTCGTTCGTATACGCCTTCGGCGAGAACTACCTGCTGCCCATCAGCCATGACGAGGTCGTCCACGGCAAGGGCAGCCTCGTGACCAAGATGCCCGGCGACCACTGGCACAAGCTCGCCAACGTGCGCGCCTACCTCGGCTACATGTGGGGCCACCCCGGCAAGAAGCTGCTCTTCATGGGCCAGGAGTTCGGTCAGCTCGCCGAATGGTCGGAGTCACGTGAGTTGGACTGGTGGCTGCTCGACCAGCCGTCCCACGCCCAGCTGCAGGACTTCGTCGCGTCTCTCAACGCGGCGTATCGCGTGCAGGCGCCGCTGTGGGCCCGCGACAGCGATGCCTCGTCGTTCTCACGTCTGGGAGCACCGAGCTGGGATCCGACCGTGATCGCGTTCGAGCGCCGCGACGGTCACGGCGGACGCGTCGTCGTGATCAGCAACTTCTCCGGCATCGAGCACGTCGGCTACCGCCTCGAACTCCCCCGTGAAGGCGTGTGGGAGGAGATCCTCAACACGGATGCCTCGGCGTTCGGAGGCCGCGGATCGGGCAATCTCGGTGTCGTCGTCGCGCACGTGGAGGACGGCGGTCCGGCGACGGCGACGATCACCCTCCCGGCGCTGTCGACGCTGTGGCTCCGGTACCAGACCGACCCCCACGTTCCGAGCGTCACCCGCGGCTAG
- the glgX gene encoding glycogen debranching protein GlgX produces MPETRVFAAPGGTTLDDLGVRLHDGVGTLRVWSQNASSVELVVFDATDLDWATDQVSLERLPGGVWEVTTPLLQPGTRYAIRVGGPHGPGNTFNPETLLLDPYSRGLAQGGGYEEWRSVVIVDGFDWGDSRKPRVPLDRTIIYEGHLKGLTKRQPDVPPALHGTYAGLAHPAMIEYFHTLGITSIELLPVHAFVPEPRLLERGLTNYWGYNTLNFFTPHTAYASEDARKEGPEAVLAEFKGMVRLLHEAGLEVILDVVYNHTSEEGIGGPRSSLRGLDNANYYRQDASGAYIDTTGCGNTLNTSTDAGARLVLDSLRYWAQEMQIDGFRFDLATSIARDADHTYSPEHPLLTAIANDPVLRDTKLIAEPWDVGLGGWQTGNFPAGWHEWNDRYRDRVRNFWLSDIDYARRASAPVGIGGFATRLAGSSNTFEEKRGPLASVNFVTAHDGFTLHDLVSYDVKHNEANGEHNRDGADTNRAFNHGVEGPTDDAAILSARRKAMRNLLGTLLLSAGIPMLTAGDEVGRTQRGNNNAYAQDSALTWLAWDYEPWQLDLQAHVARLIELRSQNPALRPSRYARLGEHIPNASVMDWFDQNGETMESDQWTDPGNRTLQYVAASTPDAEDANRILLIVHGTESPIDVRLPEEIEGATRFVSLWSSADERPSDDREVFAPGDVLPVAGTSMRLFLVE; encoded by the coding sequence ATGCCCGAGACCCGAGTCTTCGCCGCGCCCGGCGGCACCACCCTCGACGATCTCGGCGTGCGTTTGCACGACGGGGTCGGCACGCTGCGCGTCTGGTCGCAGAATGCGTCCTCCGTCGAACTCGTGGTGTTCGACGCCACCGATCTCGACTGGGCGACCGACCAGGTCTCCCTCGAGCGCCTCCCGGGCGGTGTGTGGGAGGTCACGACACCGCTCCTCCAGCCCGGAACCCGGTACGCGATCCGCGTCGGTGGCCCGCACGGACCGGGCAATACGTTCAACCCCGAGACGCTGCTCCTCGATCCCTACTCCCGCGGCCTCGCCCAGGGCGGCGGGTACGAGGAGTGGCGGTCGGTCGTGATCGTCGACGGTTTCGACTGGGGGGACTCCCGCAAGCCGCGTGTCCCGCTCGACCGCACGATCATCTACGAGGGCCACCTCAAGGGCCTCACCAAGCGACAGCCCGATGTGCCGCCCGCCCTCCACGGCACCTACGCCGGGCTCGCCCACCCGGCGATGATCGAGTACTTCCACACGCTCGGGATCACCTCGATCGAACTCCTCCCCGTGCACGCGTTCGTCCCGGAGCCGCGCCTGCTCGAGCGCGGGCTCACGAACTACTGGGGCTACAACACGCTGAACTTCTTCACCCCGCACACCGCCTACGCCTCGGAGGATGCACGCAAGGAGGGACCCGAAGCGGTCCTCGCGGAGTTCAAGGGGATGGTGCGTCTGCTCCACGAAGCCGGGCTCGAAGTCATCCTCGACGTCGTCTACAACCACACCTCCGAGGAGGGCATCGGCGGGCCCCGCTCCAGCCTGCGCGGTCTCGACAACGCGAACTACTACCGCCAGGACGCGAGCGGCGCGTACATCGACACGACCGGTTGCGGCAACACCCTGAACACGTCGACGGATGCCGGTGCACGCCTCGTGCTCGACTCCCTGCGCTACTGGGCGCAGGAGATGCAGATCGACGGGTTCCGCTTCGACCTCGCGACGTCGATCGCCCGCGACGCGGACCACACCTACTCTCCCGAGCATCCGCTCCTGACGGCGATCGCGAACGATCCGGTGCTGCGCGACACCAAACTGATCGCCGAGCCGTGGGACGTGGGGCTCGGCGGATGGCAGACCGGCAACTTCCCGGCCGGGTGGCACGAGTGGAACGACCGCTACCGCGACCGCGTGCGCAACTTCTGGCTGAGCGACATCGACTACGCGCGTCGGGCGTCGGCGCCGGTCGGCATCGGCGGATTCGCGACGCGACTCGCCGGATCGTCGAACACGTTCGAGGAGAAGCGCGGGCCGCTCGCGAGCGTCAACTTCGTGACCGCCCACGACGGCTTCACCCTGCACGACCTCGTCTCGTACGACGTCAAGCACAACGAGGCCAACGGCGAGCACAATCGCGACGGCGCGGACACGAACCGCGCCTTCAACCACGGTGTCGAGGGACCGACCGACGACGCCGCGATCCTCTCCGCCCGCCGCAAGGCGATGCGCAATCTCCTCGGCACGCTGCTGCTCTCGGCCGGTATCCCCATGCTCACCGCGGGCGATGAGGTCGGTCGCACGCAGCGGGGCAACAACAATGCCTACGCACAGGACTCCGCACTCACGTGGCTGGCCTGGGACTACGAACCGTGGCAGCTCGACCTGCAGGCGCACGTCGCACGCCTGATCGAGCTGCGCTCGCAGAACCCCGCACTGCGCCCGAGCCGGTACGCGCGCCTCGGCGAGCACATCCCGAACGCCTCGGTGATGGACTGGTTCGACCAGAACGGCGAGACGATGGAGAGCGATCAATGGACGGATCCGGGCAACCGCACGCTCCAGTACGTCGCGGCATCCACTCCGGATGCCGAGGACGCGAATCGCATCCTCCTGATCGTGCACGGCACCGAGTCCCCGATCGACGTACGGCTGCCCGAGGAGATCGAGGGCGCCACCCGCTTCGTGTCGCTCTGGTCCAGCGCGGACGAGCGTCCGTCGGACGACCGTGAGGTGTTCGCGCCCGGTGACGTCCTCCCCGTCGCCGGCACGTCGATGCGACTTTTCCTGGTCGAATGA
- a CDS encoding tetratricopeptide repeat protein, with protein MTELSPAALRGAVDLSSLRNRPAAPAPGAPAAPAAGTPFADLVIDATDETFGQVLELSRTVPVVVDLWAEWCGPCKQLSPIIEKVTRELGGRVLLAKVDVDANPQLAQSFRAQSIPMVVALIAGQPVPMFNGAVPEEQVRAVFAQLLQLAAQNGVTGSLAVDGAPVGEEAAAPEEPALPPLHAEAFAAIEAGDYAAAIVAYEKALVENPRDEDAIAGLGQVRLLDRVQSLDLQTARAAAAAAPLDIAAQFDVADLDLAGGHVDDAFGRLLDLFAQLPSDERTPVRERLVELFGLIGAGDPRVVSARNRLTSLLF; from the coding sequence GTGACCGAGTTGTCTCCTGCGGCGCTGCGTGGTGCCGTCGACCTGTCGAGCCTGCGCAACCGGCCGGCCGCTCCCGCGCCCGGCGCCCCGGCGGCGCCCGCCGCGGGCACACCTTTCGCCGATCTCGTGATCGATGCGACCGACGAGACGTTCGGGCAGGTGCTCGAGCTGTCGCGCACGGTGCCCGTCGTCGTCGACCTCTGGGCGGAGTGGTGCGGGCCGTGCAAGCAGCTCAGCCCCATCATCGAGAAGGTCACCCGCGAGCTGGGCGGGCGTGTGCTGCTGGCGAAGGTCGACGTCGATGCGAATCCGCAGCTGGCGCAGAGCTTCCGCGCGCAGTCCATCCCGATGGTCGTCGCCCTGATCGCCGGACAGCCCGTGCCGATGTTCAACGGCGCCGTTCCCGAGGAGCAGGTGCGCGCGGTCTTCGCGCAGCTGCTGCAGCTCGCCGCGCAGAACGGCGTGACCGGTTCGCTGGCGGTCGACGGCGCGCCGGTCGGCGAGGAGGCTGCGGCTCCCGAGGAGCCCGCGCTGCCGCCGCTTCATGCCGAGGCCTTCGCTGCGATCGAGGCGGGCGACTACGCCGCCGCCATTGTCGCGTACGAGAAGGCGCTCGTGGAGAACCCCCGCGACGAGGACGCTATCGCCGGGCTCGGACAGGTGCGGTTGCTCGATCGCGTGCAGTCGCTCGATCTGCAGACCGCTCGTGCCGCCGCCGCGGCGGCACCGCTCGACATCGCGGCACAGTTCGACGTCGCCGACCTCGATCTCGCGGGTGGGCACGTCGACGATGCCTTCGGACGTCTCCTCGATCTGTTCGCACAGCTCCCGTCGGATGAGCGCACACCGGTTCGCGAGCGTCTCGTCGAGCTGTTCGGACTCATCGGTGCCGGCGACCCTCGCGTCGTCTCGGCGCGGAACCGCCTGACCTCGCTCCTCTTCTGA
- the mnmA gene encoding tRNA 2-thiouridine(34) synthase MnmA has translation MRILAAMSGGVDSAVAAARAVEAGHEVVGVHLALSRAGGTLRTGSRGCCTIEDAMDARRAADRLGIPFYVWDFSERFRDDVIDDFISEYQAGRTPNPCMRCNEKIKFAALLERAIELGFDAVCTGHYATLVDGEGGLELHRASDNAKDQSYVLGVLTAEQLAHTYFPLGTTPSKALVRAEAAERGLSVAQKPDSHDICFIPDGDTRGWLAEKVGTATGEIVDRSGAVVGSHEGAHGYTVGQRRGLKLGIPAADGKPRFVLEVRPVSNTVVVGPKEALAIREISGARFSWAGAAPTASDFDCHVQIRAHAEPVEATASVDADGVRVVPVVPLDGVAPGQTAVLYVGTRVLGQFTIDRTVSAVPVDA, from the coding sequence ATGCGAATCCTGGCGGCGATGAGTGGCGGAGTGGACTCCGCCGTTGCCGCGGCGCGCGCGGTCGAGGCCGGCCACGAGGTCGTGGGGGTGCATCTCGCGCTCTCGCGTGCCGGTGGCACTCTCCGCACCGGCAGCCGCGGATGTTGCACGATCGAGGACGCCATGGATGCGCGCCGCGCGGCGGACCGGCTCGGCATCCCCTTCTACGTGTGGGACTTCTCGGAGCGGTTCCGCGACGACGTGATCGATGACTTCATCTCGGAGTACCAGGCGGGTCGCACCCCCAACCCGTGCATGCGCTGCAACGAGAAGATCAAGTTCGCGGCACTGTTGGAGCGGGCGATCGAACTGGGCTTCGATGCGGTCTGCACGGGGCACTACGCCACACTCGTGGACGGCGAGGGCGGGCTCGAGCTGCATCGCGCATCCGACAACGCGAAGGATCAGTCCTATGTGCTGGGAGTGCTCACGGCCGAGCAGCTCGCGCACACGTACTTCCCGCTGGGGACGACGCCGTCCAAGGCTCTGGTGCGCGCGGAGGCCGCGGAGCGCGGCCTGAGCGTCGCGCAGAAGCCCGATAGCCATGACATCTGCTTCATCCCCGACGGCGACACGCGCGGCTGGCTGGCCGAGAAGGTCGGCACCGCGACCGGCGAGATCGTCGACCGCAGCGGCGCCGTCGTCGGGTCGCACGAGGGGGCGCACGGCTACACGGTCGGACAGCGCAGAGGCCTGAAGCTCGGCATCCCGGCCGCCGACGGCAAGCCGCGCTTCGTGCTCGAGGTCCGTCCCGTGTCGAACACGGTCGTCGTCGGCCCCAAGGAGGCGCTCGCGATCCGCGAGATCTCGGGCGCGAGATTCAGCTGGGCGGGGGCAGCGCCGACGGCATCCGACTTCGACTGCCACGTGCAGATCCGCGCCCATGCCGAGCCGGTCGAGGCGACCGCTTCCGTCGATGCAGACGGCGTGCGGGTGGTGCCGGTCGTGCCGCTCGACGGCGTCGCCCCCGGACAGACCGCGGTGCTCTACGTCGGTACGCGCGTGCTCGGCCAGTTCACCATCGACCGGACGGTCTCGGCGGTTCCGGTCGACGCCTGA